The DNA segment ACCCACAGGTGAGCGAAGCCGAGCCGCTCCACGGATGTGGCCAGCTCAGGGAAATCCCGGTAAAGCCGGGGAAGCGACTGACGACCGGACACTGTGGACTGGAACGTCCACAGCCCGACCCCCATCTCGACGCCCATGGCCCGCCTCAGCCCTTGGCCAGCTGCGTGACGTCGACGGTGGCGGTACCCGCGAGCACAACCCGTTGCCCGACAACGAGTTCCACGTCGCAGTCGGCGAGCATGCGACCCTTCTCCTCGCGCAAGGCCGACACCGTGCCGCGCGCGACGACGTGGTCACCGCCGAGCACATTGCCCTGAAAGCGCGCCCGAATGCCCCGCAGATGCTCGTGACCGCCGGTCCACGCGGCAAGCATGTTCATGACGTAGGCGAGGTTGTTCGGTCCCTGGTTGACCGGCTTGTCCCCCATACCCAGCGCGCGGACGGCGTCGAGGTCGAAATGGATCGGGTTGGGATCCACCAGTACCAGCGCCATCGTCTTCATCTTCTCGGCGCTCACGGCGGGGAGTTCCCACTCGGGGATGACGGTGCCCGCCCGTACGAGTGTCGCGGTCATGCGTCCCTCCTCGGGAAGACGATGGAGTTGTAGGTCGCCGCGGCGAGTTCGCCCTCGGCGTCGGTGAGCGCGAGCCGGAAGCCCACGATGTCGAAGACGCCGGTCCGTTTGCCGCGCTTGCGTTCCGCGGAAACGAACTCCCCGCTGACGGTGAAGCTCTCGCCGACCTTGAGCGGGCGTTCGAGCACGGTCTCGTGCTCGCCGAACATCGGACCGTCGGCGGCGGTCGCGCCGCAGATCGCGAAGACCTCGTCCCAGCTGACGCCCTTGCCGACGGCCACGCTGATGTAGGCGAACAGCGGGTGCGCCACCTCGCCGTCCCGCCCGGACTCCACGACATCGTTGAGCAACCAGTCGACGTACGGCTCGATGGTGTAGGACCCGCCGGGAATCGGCCTGCCGACGATCGCGGCAAGCTCGCTCTCGGTCATCGTCATCGAGACTCCAATTCACCAACCAATTGATTGGTAGAAGTCTGCCAGACGACGTCCGCCCTGCCAAGTTCCCATCCGGAAGTGCCGCGAGTTCCGCACTCAGGCGCGTGAAATGCCCCGCCGCGTCCCAGCTGCCCCTTACCAGCGCGCGAGTGGGCCTTTCGCGCGCGCGAAGGCGCCAGCCGACGAAAACCAAGAACTCCGGAATCAGCCTCGCGAGAAACTCGATCGCAAGGTCTCGATACCGCCTGCCGACTCGACCGCGGAGGCGGAGGCGACCGAGGATACGATCATCCCGACGTAGACGTCCGCCAACTGGTCCGCGGTACGGGGACCGTCCGGGCGATACCACCGGGTCATCGAGTTCAGCTCACCGGTGATCATGATGCTGGCCAGCCGGGGATCGATCCCGCCGTCGATGACACCCTCGCGCTGCCCCTCCTCCAGAATGCGCTGGAGCACCACGACATAGGTTTCCCCACCCTCGCGGATCTCGGCGCGACGATGCTCGCTGAGCCGGTCGAACTCGCGCACCTGGATCGTGTACGGCACTAGGTGGTCGGCGGCGAACAGCACGTGGGCACGCACGAACGCGGCGAGTTTCTCCAGCGGGTCCCGCGCGCCCTCGGTGACGGTGTGCATGTCCGAGATGGCCTCGTCGTACACGTCCTTGATGATCTTGTAGAGGAAGTCCTCCTTGGATCGGACGTAGTGATAGAGGCTCCCCTTGAGGATCCCGACCCGGTCGGCGATGTCCTGGATGCTGGTCGCGCTGTACCCCTTGTCGAGGATCACCTCCGCGGCGGCCTCGACGATCTCGGCGTAGCGCTCGGGGTCAGGCCCACGACGCGGCCGCCCCCGCTTGGCCGGCTCGGCGTCGGTCTTCGACATCTGGTCACGTCCCCTTTAGGTAGCTGAGTCCGTCGAGCGCACGTCCCCTCCACTGTGCCCCGCGCGGTCGAACCACGGCAGGATAGTCCGGTCGCCGGTGACCCACCGACCGTCCACCCGACGCTCGGCGATCCGCCAGCCGTCGCCGGTGTGGCTCAGCAGATCACGATAGGACGCGGCGACCTCGACCCGAGACGAACGCGCTCCCTCGCCACCGCGTGCGACCAGGGTGGCGCGAACGTGGCTGCGCACGCGCACCTGGCCGTCGTCGCCGGCCCGGCCGGACACGCTGCCGAGCAGATGCTGGGTCGTGCGGAGATCGCGATGGAGTTCGGCCATCACGTCCGCGACCTCAGCCCCGCCGCGGCAGCGAAACGCGCCGTAGTCGGCGACGGCGTCCGGGAGGAACAGCACGCGGAGTTCGTCGTACGCCTCGTCGTCGATCGCCCAACAGTAGCGGGCCAGTAACTCGGCAGCCACGGCGGTCGCGCGCACGTCGTCGAGAGGGCGCGGCTCAGCGGTCATCGGTGGCCCCGTTCTCCGACCGAGGGGCCGGATAGTCGGCGCCCTCGAACCACGCCTCGAGTTCCGCCTTCCGTGCGGCGTCGACGATCTCGATCAGCGGACCACTGGGCAACCGGTGGTATGCGAATCGGAATGCCTGCCCGCTGCCGTCGTCGGAGGTGAGCACCCTGGGGAATCCGTCGGCCTCGAGTTTCGCGGACGTGGCGGCGAAATCCTCGGCCCACACACCGACATGGTGCGCGCCGCCGGGGCCGAAGGACACGGACGGCGCCTCCCAGATCGTGCCCGGTACGGGTTCCAGCAACTCCAGTCGCGGCGAACCGCCCTGGGAATAAGCGAACCGCAGGTTCGCCGTCACCGGCCCTTCGGGTGTCGTCACCGGTATCTCGTGTTGCTCGACGTCGGTCCAGGTCACGCCGAAGACGGCGGTCAGGTCGCGTCGCGCGGCGTCGAGATCGGGCACGACGAATCCCGTGTGGTAGATGTCGGCGATGTTCAGCAACACGTTCTCCTCTCCGGAAACCGGCGGTCAGCCGCCGATGTAGGACATCTCCACTCGTGGTCCGCGCAGGCCCTCCTCGCCCCGCAGTTCGGACGCGCGATCGGACCGTCCCGCCCAATGCCGCGCCAGCACCGCGTACAACTCCTCGTCGGTCGCGCCACCGCGTAGCAGAGCGCGCAGGTCGAGTCCTCGCGCGGCGAAGAGGCACGTGTACAGCTCACCGACAGCGGAGACGCGGGCGCGGGTG comes from the Prauserella marina genome and includes:
- a CDS encoding MaoC family dehydratase, which gives rise to MTATLVRAGTVIPEWELPAVSAEKMKTMALVLVDPNPIHFDLDAVRALGMGDKPVNQGPNNLAYVMNMLAAWTGGHEHLRGIRARFQGNVLGGDHVVARGTVSALREEKGRMLADCDVELVVGQRVVLAGTATVDVTQLAKG
- a CDS encoding TetR/AcrR family transcriptional regulator, which produces MSKTDAEPAKRGRPRRGPDPERYAEIVEAAAEVILDKGYSATSIQDIADRVGILKGSLYHYVRSKEDFLYKIIKDVYDEAISDMHTVTEGARDPLEKLAAFVRAHVLFAADHLVPYTIQVREFDRLSEHRRAEIREGGETYVVVLQRILEEGQREGVIDGGIDPRLASIMITGELNSMTRWYRPDGPRTADQLADVYVGMIVSSVASASAVESAGGIETLRSSFSRG
- a CDS encoding nuclear transport factor 2 family protein yields the protein MTAEPRPLDDVRATAVAAELLARYCWAIDDEAYDELRVLFLPDAVADYGAFRCRGGAEVADVMAELHRDLRTTQHLLGSVSGRAGDDGQVRVRSHVRATLVARGGEGARSSRVEVAASYRDLLSHTGDGWRIAERRVDGRWVTGDRTILPWFDRAGHSGGDVRSTDSAT
- a CDS encoding VOC family protein, with translation MLLNIADIYHTGFVVPDLDAARRDLTAVFGVTWTDVEQHEIPVTTPEGPVTANLRFAYSQGGSPRLELLEPVPGTIWEAPSVSFGPGGAHHVGVWAEDFAATSAKLEADGFPRVLTSDDGSGQAFRFAYHRLPSGPLIEIVDAARKAELEAWFEGADYPAPRSENGATDDR